AGCAGCCGCGCGACCTCATTGGCGGCGCGGTCGCGCACCGAAATGCGGCCGCCCCACAGCAGACGCGTATCCGCCAGCGGGCGGTAGTAGTCGAACGCGAATCGGGTGTCATAGACCGCGGCGCCGGTGCGCAGCGCCCCGTGCAGGCGCGCACCAAGCGGCTCAGTCGCCATCACGTAGGTCGCAATCGGGAGCATGGCGCCGGCCAGTTTCGGCTGCAGTCGCTCAAGGTAGCCGCCGCAGCACATGACGACCTCGCGCGCCCTCACCTCGCCATGCGCCGTGGTGATGCGCCAGCCGGCGCCGTCGCGCGCGATGCGCAACGCGCGGCTGCGTTCGTGCACGCGCACGCCGCCGGCGTCCAGCGTGCGCGCCAGGCCTTGCGCATACTTCAGCGGATGGAAATGGAAGGCGCCCGCTTCGAACAGCGCGCCGGAATAGCGGTCGGTCAGCAAGCGGTCCGCCAGGTCGGCGCGGGCGATGCGCTGCCACTCGACGCCGAAATGATCGGCCATGAATCGCTGCTGCCGATCGAGGATGCGCTGGTCGGAGAACCAGTTGGCGAGATAGACGCCATCTTCGGCGGGCTCGCAGTCGATCCGGTACTGGTGAATGCGGCGTCGTATTGTGGCCACCGCGTCGAGCGTGAGCTGATAGAGTTTGCGGGCTTCGTGCGGACCGACGGCGGCGACCAGCGCGCGCTCGCCCAGCGAAAAGCCGCCAAACACGAAGCCGCCATTGCGCCCGGACGCGCCGAAGCCGATCCGGTCGGCCTCCAGCAGCGCCACGTCGTTCTCGCCGCGCTCCATCAGCGACATCGCTGTCGCCAGGCCGGCGAAGCCGCCGCCGATGATGCAGATCGCATAATCGGCGCGGCCCTCGATGGCTGGGTGGCCGGCCGCAGCCGATGTCGCCCAGTAGTAGTGCTGACCGGGCGACGCGTCAGGCATACCCTATGGTGGGGTAGTCGCTCATCGTCAGCTGGAAGCGCGAATGGTCGGACACCAGGCTGGCGGTGGCGCCGAACGGGATGGTCACGCGTTTCGGGATATGGCCAAACTGCAGGCCGGTGAGCACCGGCAGCGGCAGCGTTTCGCGCAGGTAGGCCAGCATGGCGTCGAAGTCATAGCCGTTGTCGGCGGCGGCGAGGCGGTACCCCGACACGTCGCCGAGGATCAGCGCCTTCTGCTTCGCCAGCACGCCGGCCTGCATCAGCTGCAGCAGCATGCGCTCGATGCGGTACGGATGCTCGTTGATGTCCTCGATGTACAGGATGCCGTCTTCAACCACCGGGAAGTACTCGGTGCCGAGCAGCGACACCATCATCGCCAGGTTGCCGCCCCAGATCGTACCGGTCAGGTTGAGCGACGGATTGCCGGTGGCCAGCTCGGTGATGGTGTGCGTCGGCCCGGCCAGGCACTGCCAGAAATTCTTCAGCGTAAAATCGACCGTCTTCTCGATGCAGAAGTCACCGGCGAACATCGGCCCGGCGTAGCTCTTGGCGCCGGTCTTGGCCATCAGCCCCATGTGCAGCGCAGTCATGTCGGAAAAGCCGACGAAGATCTTGCCGCTCTTTGCGATCGCGTCGAAATCGATTTTCGGCAGAATGCGCGTGATGCCGTATTGGCCGCGCAGTGCCATCACCACCTGAACGTCGAGGTCGGCCACTGCCGCCGCGATCTGCCCGAGCCGGCCGGCGTCGGTGCCGCCGAAGCGCTGGTGGATCAATGAGGGTTCGTAGTAGTTGTGGACGATGCAGCCGTGCTGTTCGAGGCGCTCTATCCCGCGCGGGATGGCGGAGTCGTCGGGGGCGTTGCCGCCCGGAGCGATGATGGCGATACCGAGTTTTTTGGTCATTATTGTTTTTCGAAGAGGCGTGGTTGGGGGTCTGCAGCCATCTTACCGCGCGCATGGGTGTCGATCAAGGCGAGCACCCTTTCGATCAGCTGCGCCGGCAGGTCGTGGCCCATGCCTTCGATGACCTCGAGGCGCGCGCCGGCCACCTCCCGCGCGGTGTCGATGCCGCACGCCAGCGGCACCATCGGGTCGGCGGCGCCGTGGATCACCAGCGTCGGACGTTCGATCCGCCGCAGCAGCGCTGTGCGCGCGGGTGCCGCCAGGATCGCCGCCATCTGGCGCGCCTGGCCGGGGCGGCACACGTTGCGCGCGATCGCCGCCTCGACCTGTTCGCGCAGCTGCTTGTCGGAGGTGGGATAGGCCGGGCTGCCAATCAGGCGCCAGATATTGAGCACGTACTCCACCAGCTCGCGATGGTCGGACAGGTCGCGCACGCGCCGCAGCATGGCCTTGCGCACCGCCCGCGTGCTGCCCGGCAGGCCGCGCCGGCCGCTGCTCGACATGATGGAAGTGAGCGTCAGCACGCGCTCGGGATGGCGCGCCGCCAGCAGTTGGGCGATCATCCCGCCCATCGACCAGCCCACCACGTGCGCCTGTTCCACGCCCAGCGCATCGAGCACGCCGAGCGCGTCGAGCGCCATGTCGTCCAGCGTGTAGGGGGTTCGCGCCGGCAGCCGGAACAGCGCGCGCAGCCAGGCGACGGTGAGGTTGGGCGTGCCGCCCTGCGCGATTTTGGTGGACAGGCCGCAGTCGCGGTTGTCGAAGCGGATGACGTAGTAGCCCAGGTCGATCAGACCGTCGATGAAGTCCTGCGGCCACGCGGTCAGCTGCAGGCTCAGTCCGGAGATGAGGAGTATCGGCATGCCACGAGGATCGCCGGCGGTTTCGCAGGCGATGGTGATCCCGTTGGCGGTCAGGTTCGGCATGGTGGCTCTCCTGGAACCAGCATACCATCATTAGAGCGTGCCTTGCGCGCGCTCGCGCGAAGGTCAGCCCGCGGCGCCGGCCCTCGCCGCGGCGCGCCGTTCGGCGAAAAAGCCGCGCAGCATGGCGCCGGCTTCATCCGCCAACACGCCGCCCACCAGTTCGGTATGGTGGTTCAGCTTTTCCTGGTCGAACAGGTTGAGTACCGAGCCGCAGGCGCCGGTTTTGGGATCGCTGGCGCCGTACACCACCCGCGCCAGGCGTGCGTGCATCATGGCGCCCGAGCACATGACGCAGGGCTCGAGCGTGACGAACAATTCGCATCCGGGCAGCCGGTAGTTGCCCAGCTTCTCGGCGGCGGCGCGCAGCGCGACGATTTCGGCGTGCGCGGTGGGGTCGTGGCGCCCGATCGGCTGGTTGTAGCCGACCGCCACCACTTCGCCATCCTTGACGACGACGGCGCCGACCGGCACTTCGCCCAGGCTCCAGGCATGCTGCGCCTGCGCCAGCGCGAGCTGCATGAATTCGCTGTCAGGCATCGGTGATCTCGGCCCAGCAGTTCGGGGTTTCGTGCAGCATCAGCTTGTGCAGGTGCAGGCCGGTGCCGTAGCGGTCCTTGAAGGCGGCCTTCAGGATATCGAAAGCGACGCGCGCGAGGTTCTCGACGGTCGGAATGCGGTCGATCACGACCGTCTTGTGGCCCGGCAGGCTGGCGAGGAATTCGCGCACGGCGTCGTCCTTTTCGTAGACCAGGAAAGCGTGGTCCCAGACATCGACCAGGTGCTCCTTGGCGATGGTCTTGATGTCGGAAAAGTCCATGATCATGCCGTTGTCGGAACTGCCTTCGACGTCGATGACGGCGCCGGTCAGCGTGATTTCCAGCGTGTAGCGGTGGCCGTGCAGGTTGCGGCACTGGCTCTTGTGGTCGGGAATCCGGTGTCCGGCATCGAACTCGAGCTTGCGGGTGATGGTGAGCATTGCTTAAGGTATCTGTAAAAGTTTATGGGTTTGCAAGCTCAGCTTCCACTTCGGGTGGCGCTTGCAGGTCTCGATCGCCAGGCGCGTGTTGTGTTCGGCCAGCGGGCCGTCCATCGGCTGCACGAAAAAATTGTCGAAATCGAGCTGTTCGTAGGCGCCCAGGTCCTGGCCCGTCTGCGGGATCACGACCTTGATTTCATTGCCTTTTTCTACCACCAGCGTCGAACCCATCTTGGGGCTGACGCAGATCCAGTCCACCCCGGCCGGCACCGGCAAGGTGCCGTTGGTTTCGATCGCGATCTCGAAGCCTGCGCGGTGCATCGCGTCGATCAGCGGCGCGTCGAGCTGCAGCAGCGGTTCGCCGCCGGTGAAGACGACGTACTTGCTGGCCGGATAACTGGCCGGCCACAGGGAGTCGATTTCCGCGGCCAGCGCCTCGGCCTGGGGAAACTTGCCGCCCCGTTCGCCATCGGTGCCGACGAAGTCGGTGTCGCAAAAGGTGCAGGTGGCGGTGGCGCGGTCGCTCTCGCGGCCGGTCCAGAGATTGCAGCCGGAAAAGCGGCAGAACACCGCCGGACGGCCGGCGTGCGCGCCTTCGCCCTGCAAGGTGTAGAAAATTTCTTTGATGCTGTAAGTCACTGTAAACCTCAATCGTCAACCGGTCATTATACCGCGCCGGCGGCTCCACCGCCGGGGGCAGGTCCGCATGACCAGACCCCAGGCAGTAGATGCTCTAGCGTAAGAGTTGACTTGAGACAAGACGCCCTGCCCGCTGCGCGGTAATCTCAGCCTCACGCCTTGATCCATGTCGCAAAGGATGCCATGAATCCCGTACCGCGCCGACTTGCCGCCACCGCCCTCGCGCTTGCCGCGCTGGCCGCGTCCGCCGCGGCGGCGTCCGGCGCCTGGCCGGCCATGCAGCCGGCGGTGCTGGTCGCAGGCCTCTGGCTGACGCTGGTCGGCTGGGGTTTTCGCGGGGCGCTCGCACACCACCTGCGCTTCAGGGACCGCCTGGCGTATTGCGAGACCCAGCTGGCCACGGAGCGCCACGCGCGCACGCAGGCCGAGCGTTCGCTGGCCGACGCTCACGCCTCCCTGTGCCGCCTGATCGGCCAGCAGGAACAGGTGCGCGAATGCGAACGCAAGCGCATCGCGCGCGACATCCACGACGACCTCGGCCAGCACCTTCTTGCGCTGAAGATCGAGTTGTCGGTGATCCAGGCGCGCGCCGGCCTGACCGATCCGCGCATCCAGCAAAAGGTCGGCAGCCTGCTGGCCAACCTGGACCTGTCGATCGCCTCGCTGCGCACAATCATCAACGACCTGCGCCCGCCCGCGCTGGCCCAGGGCCTGCAGTCCGCGATCCAGGCGCACATGGCCGAATTTTCGCGCGTGAGCGGCATCCGCCATCACTTCGACGCCAGCGGCGATGCGTTCGGCGCGGCCGCCGATCCGGCGCTCGAAGCGATGCTCTTCCGCATCATGCAAGAGGCGCTGGCCAACGTCGTGCGCCATGCGCAGGCAAGCGAAGTGAAGGTGGCGCTCGAGCACCATGGCGGGCGCCTGAACCTGAAGATCCAGGATAACGGCGTGGGCATGCCCGCCGGCGACGACCACCGGGGCTGCGGCCTGCCCGGCATCGCCGACCGCATCGCGGCCGCGAACGGCACGTTCGTCATCGACAGCGCGCCGGGCAAGGGAACGACCCTGTCGCTGTCAGTCCCGCTGGCGCCGTCCGCAGCCCCTGTTGCAAGCACCGAAACCTTGTTGAAGATCAATAATTGCGTGAAGTCATCGTAGCAAAATTAGAACTTGTCGGCAGTCAATCATTTGCCCACCGGACAATTTTCACAGGACCGCACATGCACACCACCACGCTACAACGCAGCGCCCCGATGGCGCCGCCTCTTCACCAGGATGCGTTCGCCGCCCGCCTGATGGAAATGCTGGCCATACCCGCTTTTGTGCTCGATACCGGCTGTAAGGTGATGATCTGGAACCGCGCCTGCGAGCGCCTGACCGGGGTGCCCGGCTATGAGGTGATCGGAACCTCCGACCATTGGCGCAGCTTTCATGAAGCGCCGCGGCCCAGCCTGGCCGACCTGGTGATCCAGAACCGCACGGACGAGATTCACCAGATCTATCCGCGCCAGGTCAAGCAGGCCGGCCCGGTCGGCAACCTGTGTGCGGAAAGCTGGTGCGAGATGCCGCGCGTGGGCGCGCGCCGCTACCTGGCGTCCGACGCCAGCCCCATCCTGGACGACGACGGCGCGCTGGTGGCGGTGGTGCAGACCGTGCGCGACATGACCGACGAGAAGATGGCGCAGATCTCGCTCGAGCAGCTGGCCACCCGCGACGGGCTGACCGGGCTGGCGAACCGCCGCTGTTTCGACGAAACCCTGCACGCCGAATGGGCGCGCGCGCAGCGCCAGAAGCAGCCGCTATCGCTGCTGATGGTCGATGTCGACAACTTCAAGGCCTACAACGACGCCAACGGCCACCTGGGCGGCGACGAATGCCTCAAGCGCATCGCCAGTGCGGTCGCGAGCGAGATGCGCGCCAACGACTTGGTAGCCCGCTACGGCGGCGAGGAATTCGCGGTGATCCTGCCGAACCAGTCGCTCAAGGGCGCGGCCATCGTGGCCGAGCGGATCCGCTGCCGCGTCGAACGGCTGATGGTGCCGAACGTGGGCGCCGCGCCCGGTCACGTGACGGTCAGCATCGGCGCCGCGACGGCACTGGCGTCGCCCGAAGCCAGCGCGAGCCAGCTGGTGGCCATCGCCGACGCGGCGCTGTACCGCGCCAAGCACATGGGGCGCAACCGGATCAGCCTCCCGGTGGTCGAGCCGATGGGCTGAGTGAACATTTGCCCTGCCCGCAGAATCGGGGTCTGGTCCTGCGGACCTGACCCCATGTTCAGAATTTCGACGGCGCCGAGGGCGACATCAAAATGGGGTCAGGTCCGCAGGACCAGACCCCGACGGTGCGCGCTGCAGACTTAACTTAGCATCAGGGGCCGGCCCGCGAGGTCAGCCCAAGTCAATGCAGGTGCGTGATCCGGTCCCACCCGTGGCGCACCGCCGCCTTGAACTTGCCCCACGCCGTGCCAGGGTTGTTGGTTTCCCACTCGCTGCGCAGCGCCGGCTCGACATCCTTCCATAACTGGCCGCGATAGGTCTCCCCGGTCGCCATCTTCGACCCGTAGCGGTAGGCCGGCGCGTAGTCGTCATACTGGTTGCCCGCGCCGCTGCCGGCGTAATTGGCGTTGTAGTGGCTGCGATAGTAGCGCTCGTCCTCTTCCGACAGGTCCGACAACGACGGCTCGGCAACGTGCGAAAACACCTTCACGGGACTGCGCGCCGCCGGCGGCACCGCACCCGGCCCTTCCGGGATGATGGCGCGCTGCTCCGAACCCGCGCTGCTGCCGCCCTGCATGCTGCCCTGCGCGCTCTGCTGCGACATCGCCGCCGACTGCTGCTGCGCGCCCATGCCCATGCGGATCGCTTCGCCGGCCATCGGACCGCCGCTCCACTCGGCGACCTTCTCGTCGATATCGACCGGGCCGTAGCGCTCGACGATGGCGGCCGCGCGCTCGACTTCCGGCTCGTCGGCAGTGGTCATGGTCAGCACGTGATGGCCGCGCGTGACGGCATCGGAGTATTTCTGCACGTACACGCTGTTGTCGGTGCCAAATATATTGGACAGGAAGGTGCGGATGCTGTCGGTGATGGAGCCGCCGCTGGGGGCGGGTTCGGCCGTGGCGGCGCCCGTGATCGCGCTGTCGCGCCCGGTGGGGTCGCCTTCGCTGAGGCGGATGTCCGGGCGCGGAAAACCGGACAACACCAGCTCCTCGACGGCGGACTGGGCGTCCCCGCGATTGTCGAATACGGCAATAAGTGTGCGTTTCATGATGGTTCCTCCGAGAGGTTTCGGGCCACCAGATCCGGGCTTCCGGCAAGAGCGGCCCATTTCACCCAGAGTACCGCAATCGGCCTGCGGGCCGCGCACCATTGCCCGGCTTACGGCAAGAGAAGCGTGTGCTGGGTCGCGGTGTGGAAATCGCGCCAGACGCGGTTGATTTCCGTGTCGCCGCTGGCCGCGTACAGGCCGCAGAAAGGATACAGTTCGTCGACCGCCTTGCGCGCCACGCCGACCAGGTCCAGCGACGCCGCATGCAGCGCCTGCGTTTGCGGCGCGCGGCTCGCCAGCACCTCTCCCCACGCCTGGTCGAGCAGCCGATAGAACGTGGCGCGGGCGGCATTGAAATTCGCCTGCGCCTCGCGCACCCGCCCCGCAACGCCAGGCGCCTCGAGCAAGGGGATGCCGCTGACCGGCTGCTTGCGGCGCGCGATGCATGGCGCCGCCAGCTCCAGGAAATGTCCTGCCATGCCGGCCGCGTTGACTGCCAGCGTGACATACGCCAGCGACATGAAGGGAAAGCGGTACAGCGGTCCGTCCGCGGTCGCGTGGGCGGCGTCGATCTGGAAGCCGTGCGCGGCGCCCACCCAGCGGTGGTCGATGCGGTAGCTGTGCGAGGCCGTGGCGCGCAGGCCGATACTGCGCCAGGACGGCACCAACTCGACGTCGCCAGCGGGCACGATGAAGGCGCGGATGCGCGGTGAGCCGGCGGCGTCGAGCAGGACCTGTCCATGCTCGCGCAGGATCGCGTTGAGCGTGAAATGGGTGGCGAACGGCGCGCCGCTGGCGTAGTCCCAGCGGCCCGTCAGGCGGAAGCCGTCGCCGTCGATGTCGGCGTGGCCGGTCGGGGCGCCGCTGCCGGCGACGCACACGCGGCGCGTGCCGACGATTTCGCGCGCCAGCGCCGGCGGCAGGAATCCGGCGAACCA
This window of the Massilia sp. R2A-15 genome carries:
- a CDS encoding FAD-binding oxidoreductase, translating into MPDASPGQHYYWATSAAAGHPAIEGRADYAICIIGGGFAGLATAMSLMERGENDVALLEADRIGFGASGRNGGFVFGGFSLGERALVAAVGPHEARKLYQLTLDAVATIRRRIHQYRIDCEPAEDGVYLANWFSDQRILDRQQRFMADHFGVEWQRIARADLADRLLTDRYSGALFEAGAFHFHPLKYAQGLARTLDAGGVRVHERSRALRIARDGAGWRITTAHGEVRAREVVMCCGGYLERLQPKLAGAMLPIATYVMATEPLGARLHGALRTGAAVYDTRFAFDYYRPLADTRLLWGGRISVRDRAANEVARLLYRDMLRVYPQLEGVKVDHAWSGMMSYGRHKMPQLGRLPDGLWYGMGFGGHGVGPTTLGGEVLAAALCGEGAELARFAPWQLPATGGPAGLFAAQLSYWYYTLRDRLRE
- the ldcA gene encoding muramoyltetrapeptide carboxypeptidase; translation: MTKKLGIAIIAPGGNAPDDSAIPRGIERLEQHGCIVHNYYEPSLIHQRFGGTDAGRLGQIAAAVADLDVQVVMALRGQYGITRILPKIDFDAIAKSGKIFVGFSDMTALHMGLMAKTGAKSYAGPMFAGDFCIEKTVDFTLKNFWQCLAGPTHTITELATGNPSLNLTGTIWGGNLAMMVSLLGTEYFPVVEDGILYIEDINEHPYRIERMLLQLMQAGVLAKQKALILGDVSGYRLAAADNGYDFDAMLAYLRETLPLPVLTGLQFGHIPKRVTIPFGATASLVSDHSRFQLTMSDYPTIGYA
- a CDS encoding alpha/beta fold hydrolase, giving the protein MPNLTANGITIACETAGDPRGMPILLISGLSLQLTAWPQDFIDGLIDLGYYVIRFDNRDCGLSTKIAQGGTPNLTVAWLRALFRLPARTPYTLDDMALDALGVLDALGVEQAHVVGWSMGGMIAQLLAARHPERVLTLTSIMSSSGRRGLPGSTRAVRKAMLRRVRDLSDHRELVEYVLNIWRLIGSPAYPTSDKQLREQVEAAIARNVCRPGQARQMAAILAAPARTALLRRIERPTLVIHGAADPMVPLACGIDTAREVAGARLEVIEGMGHDLPAQLIERVLALIDTHARGKMAADPQPRLFEKQ
- the tadA gene encoding tRNA adenosine(34) deaminase TadA, translating into MPDSEFMQLALAQAQHAWSLGEVPVGAVVVKDGEVVAVGYNQPIGRHDPTAHAEIVALRAAAEKLGNYRLPGCELFVTLEPCVMCSGAMMHARLARVVYGASDPKTGACGSVLNLFDQEKLNHHTELVGGVLADEAGAMLRGFFAERRAAARAGAAG
- the queD gene encoding 6-carboxytetrahydropterin synthase QueD; the protein is MLTITRKLEFDAGHRIPDHKSQCRNLHGHRYTLEITLTGAVIDVEGSSDNGMIMDFSDIKTIAKEHLVDVWDHAFLVYEKDDAVREFLASLPGHKTVVIDRIPTVENLARVAFDILKAAFKDRYGTGLHLHKLMLHETPNCWAEITDA
- the queE gene encoding 7-carboxy-7-deazaguanine synthase — encoded protein: MTYSIKEIFYTLQGEGAHAGRPAVFCRFSGCNLWTGRESDRATATCTFCDTDFVGTDGERGGKFPQAEALAAEIDSLWPASYPASKYVVFTGGEPLLQLDAPLIDAMHRAGFEIAIETNGTLPVPAGVDWICVSPKMGSTLVVEKGNEIKVVIPQTGQDLGAYEQLDFDNFFVQPMDGPLAEHNTRLAIETCKRHPKWKLSLQTHKLLQIP
- a CDS encoding sensor histidine kinase, giving the protein MNPVPRRLAATALALAALAASAAAASGAWPAMQPAVLVAGLWLTLVGWGFRGALAHHLRFRDRLAYCETQLATERHARTQAERSLADAHASLCRLIGQQEQVRECERKRIARDIHDDLGQHLLALKIELSVIQARAGLTDPRIQQKVGSLLANLDLSIASLRTIINDLRPPALAQGLQSAIQAHMAEFSRVSGIRHHFDASGDAFGAAADPALEAMLFRIMQEALANVVRHAQASEVKVALEHHGGRLNLKIQDNGVGMPAGDDHRGCGLPGIADRIAAANGTFVIDSAPGKGTTLSLSVPLAPSAAPVASTETLLKINNCVKSS
- a CDS encoding sensor domain-containing diguanylate cyclase — its product is MHTTTLQRSAPMAPPLHQDAFAARLMEMLAIPAFVLDTGCKVMIWNRACERLTGVPGYEVIGTSDHWRSFHEAPRPSLADLVIQNRTDEIHQIYPRQVKQAGPVGNLCAESWCEMPRVGARRYLASDASPILDDDGALVAVVQTVRDMTDEKMAQISLEQLATRDGLTGLANRRCFDETLHAEWARAQRQKQPLSLLMVDVDNFKAYNDANGHLGGDECLKRIASAVASEMRANDLVARYGGEEFAVILPNQSLKGAAIVAERIRCRVERLMVPNVGAAPGHVTVSIGAATALASPEASASQLVAIADAALYRAKHMGRNRISLPVVEPMG
- a CDS encoding acyl-CoA dehydrogenase, translated to MDQKRLDLRARDLRRILAGASQADADGAIGPVQQALLHRRGWLRMLAPRSAGGFELALPEVVRLEERLAACDGSIGWTVTLCAGAGWFAGFLPPALAREIVGTRRVCVAGSGAPTGHADIDGDGFRLTGRWDYASGAPFATHFTLNAILREHGQVLLDAAGSPRIRAFIVPAGDVELVPSWRSIGLRATASHSYRIDHRWVGAAHGFQIDAAHATADGPLYRFPFMSLAYVTLAVNAAGMAGHFLELAAPCIARRKQPVSGIPLLEAPGVAGRVREAQANFNAARATFYRLLDQAWGEVLASRAPQTQALHAASLDLVGVARKAVDELYPFCGLYAASGDTEINRVWRDFHTATQHTLLLP